Proteins co-encoded in one Papaver somniferum cultivar HN1 chromosome 5, ASM357369v1, whole genome shotgun sequence genomic window:
- the LOC113283294 gene encoding uncharacterized protein LOC113283294, with amino-acid sequence MVGRNIKWIFFTVMYLVVMTNHPSAQAEDGLLKNGDFETPPTGGFSNEGVVDGTEYIPEWKTSGTVELVESGQKQGGMILIVPQGLHAVRLGNDAQISQNLKLEKGSLYSITFSAARTCAQLESLNISVPPASQSIDLQTLYNVQGWDFYSVAFQADSDDSHVVFQNPGMEDDPTCGPIIDDIAIKKLFTPDKPKDNAVINGDFEEGPWVFRNTSLGVLLPTHLDEETTTLPGWIIESNRAVRYIDSYHFDVPQGKRAIELLSGKEGIISQMVETKPDKKYSLTFAVGHAGDSCQQQPLAIMAFAGDQVANIHYMPGANKTFDTANVTFTAKAERSRIAFYSVYYNQRSDDKSSLCGPVVDDVKVWDFSKSSTSKILSGRSSHLALMFLFGLSVFVY; translated from the exons GATTACTAAAAAATGGTGACTTTGAAACACCTCCAACAGGTGGGTTCTCGAATGAGGGTGTGGTAGATGGTACAGAATACATCCCTGAGTGGAAAACAAGCGGAACAGTGGAGCTGGTTGAATCAGGACAGAAGCAAGGTGGAATGATCCTCATAGTACCTCAAGGTTTACATGCTGTACGGCTTGGAAATGATGCCCAGATAAGCCAGAATCTCAAGCTTGAGAAGGGGTCGTTGTATTCAATCACCTTCAGTGCTGCAAGAACATGCGCTCAGTTGGAAAGCCTCAATATATCTGTTCCTCCTGCTTCACAGAGCATTGACCTGCAGACCCTTTACAATGTGCAGGGGTGGGATTTTTATTCAGTGGCATTTCAGGCTGATTCAGATGATTCACATGTGGTATTCCAGAATCCAGGCATGGAAGATGACCCTACTTGTGGCCCCATCATTGATGACATTGCCATCAAGAAGCTTTTTACACCTGATAAACCCAAAG ACAATGCTGTGATCAACGGTGACTTTGAAGAAGGGCCTTGGGTGTTTAGAAATACTTCATTGGGTGTTTTGCTCCCTACTCACCTCGACGAAGAGACAACAACATTACCAGGTTGGATCATCGAATCCAACAGGGCTGTCAGATACATCGATTCCTATCACTTTGATGTTCCACAAGGAAAGCGAGCCATCGAATTGTTATCGGGAAAGGAAGGTATCATCTCCCAGATGGTGGAAACGAAACCTGATAAAAAATACAGTCTTACTTTTGCCGTAGGACATGCTGGAGACTCATGTCAGCAGCAACCATTGGCAATAATGGCCTTTGCAGGAGACCAAGTCGCAAACATACATTACATGCCTGGGGCGAACAAAACTTTTGATACTGCAAATGTTACATTCACAGCCAAAGCTGAAAGATCTCGGATAGCATTTTACAGTGTTTATTATAATCAAAGAAGTGATGATAAGAGCTCCCTGTGTGGACCAGTGGTGGATGACGTGAAGGTGTGGGACTTTTCTAAATCTAGCACATCAAAAATTTTATCTGGCAGGTCGAGTCATTTGGCGCTTATGTTTTTGTTTGGTTTATCAGTTTTTGTTTACTAA